From the genome of Scytonema hofmannii PCC 7110, one region includes:
- a CDS encoding primary-amine oxidase — protein sequence MFDSTVLKGKELGVFNWHKWLAIPISIILVILISVGLIGITSAQEQIINHPLAPLTELEIKTAVAVIRKEKTLTERAAFPILTLQEPDKNEVLNFTPNRPFQRQAFIVIYEQKQNKTYEAVVDLKTKTLSSWKEIPDVQPAMFFSEYELAAKIVKSDLRWQQAMRKRSIANFQQVIVSCWAPGILSQEEHKTGHRLCRGLSYYKGNNWNYLGSPIEGVLATVDLNTRKVTSFIDSGVVPFSKENWNYDPKTLGKLRPSPKTLKIQQPDGVDFSINGNEVSWQGWKFRYQIHPRDGLVLYLVSYNDGENIRPVLYRASLSEMVVPYGNPDPTWSFRNAFDVGEYNFGTLATTMELGKEIPENGILLDAVLADDKGKPLVMPGVIGIYERDKGMLWKHYEYNTKRNDVRRWRELVVTTTTAIENYDYGISWIFHQDGTLEVETDLTGIILAQATASQKQSENEPYGKLVAKNILGVNHQHIFNFRLDMDVDSQANQVMEMNVKALPSLLNNPLGNAFMVEESPLTTETTAVRDLDMKHSREWMIVSSDRKNTLGAATGYMLMPGGNTVLFPVESAAIRKTAAFATHHVWVTKYQPGELYAAGDYPNQTQTAKGLPEYISNDESLMGEDIVLWYTMGVTHIPRPEDWPVMSTHRVGFKLVPRGFFHRNPAINLPEVKAVKTRT from the coding sequence ATGTTTGACTCAACAGTGTTAAAAGGTAAGGAATTGGGTGTATTTAATTGGCACAAGTGGTTAGCAATACCTATTTCCATCATCCTCGTCATTCTTATATCTGTAGGATTGATAGGAATCACCTCTGCTCAAGAGCAGATCATTAATCACCCTCTTGCACCGTTAACAGAGTTAGAAATTAAAACAGCGGTTGCGGTCATCAGAAAAGAGAAAACTTTGACTGAAAGGGCAGCTTTTCCAATTCTAACTTTGCAAGAACCAGATAAAAACGAAGTTTTGAACTTTACACCCAATCGTCCCTTCCAGCGACAAGCTTTTATCGTTATCTACGAGCAAAAGCAAAACAAAACTTACGAAGCAGTTGTTGACTTAAAAACCAAAACCTTAAGTTCTTGGAAAGAAATACCTGATGTCCAACCAGCAATGTTTTTTTCAGAATATGAGTTGGCAGCAAAGATAGTAAAATCAGACTTGCGCTGGCAACAAGCTATGCGAAAGCGCTCGATCGCAAATTTTCAGCAAGTGATAGTTAGCTGCTGGGCACCTGGAATCCTCTCTCAAGAGGAACACAAGACAGGTCATCGTTTGTGTCGGGGTTTGTCTTACTATAAAGGCAACAACTGGAATTATTTGGGTAGTCCCATTGAAGGTGTATTAGCAACTGTAGATTTGAATACCCGTAAAGTTACCAGTTTTATTGACAGTGGCGTAGTTCCTTTCTCCAAGGAAAACTGGAATTACGATCCTAAAACCTTGGGAAAATTACGGCCATCTCCAAAAACATTGAAAATTCAACAGCCTGATGGTGTCGATTTCAGTATTAACGGCAATGAAGTGAGTTGGCAAGGTTGGAAATTTCGCTATCAGATACATCCCCGTGATGGCTTGGTGTTGTATCTTGTCAGTTACAACGATGGGGAAAATATTCGACCAGTGCTGTACAGGGCTAGTCTATCGGAGATGGTAGTACCTTACGGAAATCCTGACCCTACTTGGTCGTTTAGAAATGCCTTTGATGTTGGCGAATATAACTTTGGCACGCTAGCAACCACAATGGAGTTAGGCAAAGAAATTCCAGAAAACGGTATACTACTTGATGCTGTCTTGGCTGACGACAAAGGAAAACCATTAGTGATGCCAGGGGTTATTGGTATTTACGAGCGAGATAAAGGTATGCTCTGGAAACACTATGAGTATAATACCAAGCGTAATGATGTTCGTCGCTGGCGAGAGCTAGTGGTGACAACGACAACTGCGATCGAAAACTATGATTATGGTATCAGTTGGATTTTTCACCAAGATGGCACTCTGGAGGTGGAGACCGATCTAACAGGTATTATACTGGCACAGGCAACAGCTTCCCAGAAGCAATCTGAAAATGAACCTTATGGTAAGTTGGTCGCAAAAAACATCCTGGGGGTAAATCATCAACACATCTTCAACTTTCGTTTGGATATGGATGTTGATAGTCAAGCAAATCAAGTTATGGAGATGAATGTCAAAGCCTTACCCTCGCTTTTGAATAATCCTTTAGGAAATGCCTTTATGGTGGAAGAAAGCCCACTGACAACAGAAACGACTGCTGTGCGCGATCTGGACATGAAACACAGTCGTGAATGGATGATTGTCAGTAGCGATCGCAAGAATACTTTGGGAGCTGCAACTGGATATATGTTAATGCCGGGAGGAAACACCGTATTGTTCCCTGTTGAGTCAGCAGCAATTCGCAAAACAGCTGCCTTTGCAACTCACCATGTTTGGGTAACTAAATATCAGCCTGGTGAACTTTATGCTGCTGGGGATTATCCCAATCAAACTCAAACCGCAAAGGGTTTACCAGAATATATTTCAAATGATGAGTCTTTAATGGGTGAAGATATCGTGCTGTGGTATACGATGGGTGTGACTCATATCCCCAGACCAGAGGATTGGCCTGTAATGTCAACACATCGTGTTGGATTTAAGCTAGTTCCGAGGGGATTTTTTCACCGCAACCCAGCGATTAATTTACCTGAGGTGAAGGCTGTAAAAACAAGAACCTAA
- a CDS encoding response regulator — protein MSAKILVVDDELLIKRLISQYFRKKVSQQEYEFIFANNGKEALEQIQTHSDIDLVLTDINMPEMDGLTLLNKLRESSYNFRTVVVSAYGDMKTIRQAMNQGAFDFINKPIDFQDLEITITRTLDFVQSLKEVQSMLQQAEIQIIQNEKMSAIGKMLAGIAHEINNPVCFISGNLHEAEAAIQNITHHLQLYQQNFSNLIPEIKEHSEEIDVEYLLEELPKMLASMKVGSERLRLLSASLCNFSRGDHTNKLGVNIHEGIESTLMILRHRLKGNEKRPAIEVIREYGDLPLVQCYPGSLYQVFMNIITNAIDALNEASVHRSYAEMETHPCQIRIKTEVLEGENAAIVRIHDNGIGMSDEVKERVFEHLFTTKAVSKGTGLGLSISRQIVEEKHGGCLTCDSTLAEGAEFMIQIPLL, from the coding sequence ATGAGTGCAAAAATTTTAGTTGTTGATGATGAGTTACTAATAAAGCGTCTTATCAGTCAATACTTCAGAAAAAAAGTGTCTCAGCAAGAGTATGAATTTATTTTTGCTAATAATGGCAAAGAGGCATTAGAACAAATACAAACCCATTCAGACATAGATCTCGTTCTGACTGATATTAATATGCCAGAAATGGATGGGCTGACTTTGCTGAATAAATTGCGGGAATCTAGTTATAATTTTAGAACGGTTGTTGTCTCAGCTTATGGAGATATGAAAACCATTAGGCAGGCAATGAATCAAGGTGCTTTCGACTTTATCAATAAGCCGATAGATTTTCAGGATTTAGAAATTACCATTACTCGAACTTTAGATTTTGTCCAGAGCCTTAAAGAAGTTCAGTCGATGCTTCAGCAAGCTGAAATTCAAATCATTCAAAACGAAAAAATGTCTGCTATTGGTAAAATGCTTGCTGGGATTGCTCATGAAATCAACAATCCAGTCTGCTTTATTAGCGGTAATCTTCATGAAGCTGAAGCTGCTATTCAAAATATTACTCATCACTTGCAACTTTATCAGCAAAATTTTTCTAATTTAATACCAGAAATTAAGGAGCACTCTGAAGAGATTGATGTAGAATATCTGTTGGAGGAATTGCCGAAAATGTTAGCCTCCATGAAGGTAGGTTCCGAACGCCTCCGTCTCCTCAGTGCTAGCCTATGTAATTTTTCTCGTGGCGATCATACTAACAAGCTAGGCGTCAATATTCATGAAGGCATAGAAAGTACGCTCATGATTTTAAGACACCGCTTGAAGGGGAATGAAAAACGTCCGGCGATTGAGGTGATTAGAGAATATGGTGATTTACCCCTAGTTCAGTGTTACCCTGGATCGCTCTATCAAGTATTTATGAATATTATTACCAATGCAATAGATGCACTGAATGAGGCTAGCGTGCATCGTTCTTATGCTGAAATGGAAACTCATCCTTGTCAGATTAGAATTAAAACTGAGGTTTTAGAAGGTGAGAATGCCGCGATCGTTCGTATTCACGATAACGGTATAGGGATGTCAGATGAAGTCAAAGAGCGAGTCTTTGAGCATTTATTTACTACAAAAGCTGTTAGTAAGGGAACTGGCTTGGGTTTATCTATCTCACGCCAGATAGTAGAAGAAAAACATGGTGGTTGTCTGACTTGTGATTCTACACTGGCAGAGGGTGCTGAATTTATGATTCAAATTCCTCTTTTGTAA
- a CDS encoding helix-turn-helix domain-containing protein translates to MQRHGVSLAEAARRLGMSQSALYVAVQKGQIPTFRRGGRTVVFQGALTDYQVRQRPNSPYRL, encoded by the coding sequence ATGCAAAGGCACGGTGTTTCACTGGCAGAGGCAGCAAGACGTTTAGGCATGAGTCAGAGCGCTTTGTATGTGGCTGTGCAAAAAGGACAGATCCCTACCTTTAGAAGAGGTGGCAGAACTGTAGTTTTTCAAGGAGCATTAACGGATTATCAAGTCAGACAGCGCCCTAACTCGCCTTACAGGCTGTAA
- a CDS encoding trifunctional serine/threonine-protein kinase/ATP-binding protein/sensor histidine kinase, whose translation MVELAGYQIHEMLYSSARTLVYRGTREFDQKSVVIKLQRQEYPRFNELVKFRNQYTIAKNLNLPGIIQTYRLENYLNGYALVMEFGGISLSDYLTNQEQLRTLSLQQFFYIAIQIASILDKLYRNRVIHKDIKPANILIDPVTDEVKLIDFSIASLLPRETQTLTSAEVLEGTLAYLSPEQTGRMNRGIDYRTDFYSLGVTFFELLTGQLPFQSDDPMELVHSHLAKLPPKAHSLNLNIPQQLSEIISKLMAKNAEDRYQSALGLKYDLENCLQQWETSEVISTFELGQRDICDRFQIPERLYGRQKEVTTLLQAFERVATGLTDNDVSQDNNSSVKPANRSPAEMMLVAGFSGIGKTAVINEVHKPIVRERGYFIRGKFDQFLRNIPFLAFVQAFRDLMGQLLSESDPQLEKWKTKILKALGENSQVIIEVIPELEHIIGKQPSVSELSGNAAQNRFNLLFQKFIQVFTTKEHPLVIFLDDLQWADSASLNLIQLLMSETETRYLLLIGAYRDNEVSAAHPVTVTLEEICSSGAMVNTITLTPLNPSDLNHLVADTLNCSSQRAEPLTQLVYQKTKGNPFFANQFLRALHEDGYINFNFDEGYWQCDIARVKAIALTDDVVEFMALQLQKLPVATQSVLKLAACIGNQFDLETLTIVYEKPLVETAMDLWKALQEGFIIPKNEIYKFFHNEPAYDRLLTTNKYEQLAISNEQLAIHYNFLHDRVQQAAYSLIPEDSKQATHLKIGQLLLKNTPLAEREEKIFEIVNHFNLSRNLISTEREKQNLAQLNLQAGQKAKLSTAYQAAKNYFTIGLELLSATSWEDDYTLTYELYKECSETEYLSGNFEEAELLYAEALKRTVTVLDKVGIYYIQMTQYQLQGKYAEAIAIQKASLDLLGLSISLEPEALQAALNAELNAVNTYLKEHKIDELLDAPKMSNPNIIAMLRLLQVMFYSAYLIGNQTLGNFTLVKMTTLSLQYGNSDSSPFGYVGYGLVAGVLDDYKTGYSFGEMAVKLCEQFDNSYIKCQTNFLFAADVHNWNRSIKLSETYYENAYKFGLESGDWVTIGYMIIQSCSDRLTRGQNLSELYQLCQTYLNFLYQVKNQDIIELLYAGVIQPIYNLQGLTYSQSTFDNQDFSEAKYLSKYKDLPYYLAWFYYIKIRNAYIFDERDTWLHLIDKLSIVENFVPSHSKVPSTFFYVALMYLALHSSASHSERQKNWEQLTRLEERLLFWADNCPENILHKYLLVQAEKARVRGQMLEAIDYYDRAIAKAKEHEYIHEEALGNELAAKFYLEWGKEKIAQAYLTDAYYGYARWGAKAKVEDLEKRYPQLLALIQQREKIYLDTYKTLPGVSQPLSHIHNITQTFSSSSTTISEALDLASVIKASQTLSSEIQLEKLLSKLMQVIIENAGAEQGFLILPKVQNLEIAIQCFSGEDCHLRSEPIQNSPELPVSIINYVSRTLETLVIHDAASETAFARDVYIIHREPKSLLCAPILNKGKLIGMIYLENNQCTGAFTSDRLETISLLCSQAAISLENSLLYEQLEDYSRTLELKVEERTKELKAAQKQIVAQEKLASLGQLTAGVAHEIRNPLNFVNNFAALSVDLAQELLEEIENQCQKLENGTVDYIKSIVTDLITNVEDIQNQGKRADSIIQNMLLLARSDSKSQRQITDINALIAESIQLVYHSLQSKYQEFNIDIELDCDRTLPKVAIVSQDLSRSLINIIDNACYSAYQKQKTLGGIFVPKVSVMTQKFENSLLITIEDNGQGIAADNIDKIFNPFFTTKPAGEGTGLGLSLVHDIVVGQHQGNIRVQTELGEFTRFMIDLPISDQ comes from the coding sequence ATGGTAGAACTAGCTGGGTATCAAATTCATGAGATGCTCTACTCAAGTGCGAGAACCTTGGTATACCGAGGAACTAGAGAATTTGACCAAAAATCAGTCGTTATCAAACTGCAGCGTCAGGAATACCCCCGCTTCAACGAACTGGTCAAATTCCGCAACCAGTACACCATTGCCAAAAACCTCAATCTTCCTGGGATTATCCAAACTTACAGATTGGAAAACTATCTCAACGGCTATGCTCTGGTGATGGAATTTGGGGGAATATCTCTTAGTGACTACCTAACTAATCAAGAACAGTTACGTACATTATCTCTCCAGCAATTTTTCTATATTGCCATTCAAATTGCTTCTATCTTAGATAAGCTGTATCGCAACCGGGTTATTCATAAAGATATTAAACCAGCCAATATTCTCATCGACCCCGTAACCGATGAGGTGAAACTGATTGACTTCAGCATAGCTTCTTTACTTCCAAGAGAAACACAAACTCTGACAAGCGCTGAGGTCTTGGAAGGAACTTTAGCATACCTCTCTCCAGAACAAACAGGGCGGATGAACCGAGGAATTGACTACCGCACTGACTTCTATTCTTTAGGTGTCACCTTCTTTGAACTGCTCACAGGACAACTCCCCTTCCAATCAGACGATCCCATGGAGTTGGTTCACTCGCATCTTGCCAAACTTCCGCCAAAAGCACACAGCCTCAATCTTAACATTCCGCAACAATTATCTGAAATTATCAGTAAACTGATGGCAAAAAATGCGGAAGATCGCTATCAGAGTGCTCTCGGTCTGAAGTATGATTTGGAAAATTGCTTGCAGCAGTGGGAAACTTCAGAGGTTATTTCAACTTTTGAACTGGGACAACGAGACATTTGCGATCGCTTTCAAATTCCCGAACGGCTTTACGGTCGTCAAAAGGAGGTCACAACATTACTACAAGCCTTTGAGCGAGTTGCAACAGGCTTAACAGATAATGATGTCTCCCAAGATAATAATTCATCAGTTAAACCCGCGAACCGTTCGCCAGCAGAAATGATGTTAGTTGCTGGATTTTCTGGAATTGGAAAAACTGCTGTTATCAACGAAGTTCACAAACCTATTGTTCGAGAACGGGGTTACTTTATCAGAGGAAAATTCGATCAATTCTTGCGAAATATACCTTTCTTAGCCTTTGTGCAAGCCTTTCGCGATTTGATGGGACAACTGTTATCTGAAAGCGATCCCCAACTTGAGAAATGGAAAACAAAAATTCTCAAAGCTTTAGGAGAGAACTCTCAAGTCATTATTGAAGTTATCCCCGAGTTAGAACATATTATTGGCAAACAACCATCCGTCTCCGAACTTTCAGGAAACGCAGCTCAAAACCGATTTAATTTGCTGTTTCAAAAGTTCATCCAAGTCTTTACCACCAAAGAGCATCCCTTGGTGATTTTTCTGGACGATTTGCAATGGGCTGATTCTGCATCTTTAAACTTAATACAATTGTTAATGAGCGAAACAGAGACACGTTATTTGTTGCTCATTGGTGCTTATCGAGATAATGAAGTTTCCGCAGCACATCCAGTAACAGTGACATTAGAAGAAATCTGCTCTTCTGGTGCAATGGTGAATACAATTACCCTAACTCCTCTCAATCCATCGGATTTAAACCATCTCGTTGCTGATACCCTCAATTGTTCCTCACAACGGGCGGAACCTTTAACTCAACTCGTTTATCAAAAAACCAAAGGCAATCCTTTCTTTGCCAATCAATTTCTCAGAGCGCTCCATGAAGATGGATATATTAATTTTAATTTTGATGAAGGTTATTGGCAGTGCGATATAGCTCGAGTCAAAGCAATAGCGCTCACTGATGATGTTGTCGAGTTCATGGCTTTACAATTGCAAAAGTTACCTGTTGCAACTCAATCCGTTTTGAAATTAGCGGCTTGTATTGGAAACCAATTTGATTTAGAAACTTTGACTATCGTGTATGAAAAGCCGTTAGTAGAGACAGCGATGGATTTGTGGAAGGCGCTGCAAGAAGGGTTTATCATCCCCAAAAATGAAATTTACAAATTTTTCCACAATGAACCTGCTTACGATCGACTCTTAACAACTAACAAGTACGAACAATTAGCTATTAGCAACGAGCAATTAGCAATTCACTATAACTTTCTCCATGACCGAGTACAACAAGCAGCTTACTCTCTCATTCCTGAGGATAGCAAACAGGCGACTCACCTCAAAATTGGACAATTGCTGTTAAAAAATACTCCATTAGCGGAACGGGAAGAGAAAATATTTGAAATTGTGAACCACTTTAACTTGAGTCGCAATTTAATTTCAACGGAACGGGAAAAGCAAAATCTTGCCCAATTAAATTTACAGGCTGGACAGAAAGCCAAGTTATCTACAGCTTACCAAGCTGCTAAAAACTATTTCACAATTGGTCTTGAATTACTTTCAGCAACATCTTGGGAAGATGACTATACTTTAACTTACGAACTCTATAAAGAATGTTCGGAAACAGAGTACCTTTCAGGAAATTTTGAAGAAGCTGAGTTACTTTATGCAGAAGCTTTAAAGCGTACAGTAACAGTTCTCGATAAAGTAGGAATCTATTATATACAAATGACTCAGTATCAACTTCAGGGTAAGTATGCTGAGGCGATCGCAATCCAGAAAGCAAGTTTGGATTTACTGGGTTTGAGCATATCTTTAGAACCAGAGGCTTTACAAGCTGCTTTGAATGCAGAACTTAATGCAGTTAATACCTACCTGAAAGAGCATAAAATCGATGAACTGCTTGATGCTCCTAAAATGAGCAATCCTAACATCATAGCAATGCTCAGACTGTTACAGGTTATGTTCTATTCGGCTTATCTGATTGGGAACCAAACCTTGGGCAATTTTACCTTAGTTAAGATGACCACGCTGTCATTGCAGTATGGAAATAGCGATTCATCTCCGTTTGGTTATGTTGGATATGGCTTAGTTGCTGGTGTACTTGATGACTACAAAACGGGATATAGCTTTGGAGAAATGGCTGTTAAACTCTGCGAGCAATTTGACAACAGTTATATTAAGTGTCAAACCAATTTCTTGTTTGCTGCTGATGTCCACAATTGGAACAGATCGATAAAGCTATCTGAAACCTACTACGAAAATGCTTACAAATTTGGTCTTGAGTCGGGTGATTGGGTAACTATTGGCTACATGATTATTCAAAGTTGTTCTGACAGACTCACTCGCGGTCAAAATTTGTCGGAACTTTATCAGCTTTGTCAAACATATTTGAATTTTCTTTACCAAGTCAAAAATCAAGATATCATAGAACTTTTGTATGCGGGGGTGATACAGCCTATTTACAATTTGCAAGGGTTAACCTATTCTCAATCTACTTTTGATAATCAAGATTTTAGTGAAGCGAAGTATTTGAGTAAATATAAAGATTTACCCTATTACTTAGCTTGGTTCTATTATATCAAGATTCGTAACGCTTATATTTTTGATGAGAGAGATACTTGGTTGCATTTAATTGACAAATTAAGTATTGTCGAAAATTTTGTTCCCAGTCATAGTAAAGTACCTTCAACGTTTTTTTATGTTGCTCTGATGTATTTGGCGCTTCATTCATCAGCAAGTCATAGCGAGCGCCAAAAAAATTGGGAGCAACTCACAAGACTTGAAGAACGCCTGTTATTTTGGGCTGACAATTGTCCAGAGAATATTTTACACAAGTATCTTCTTGTTCAAGCTGAAAAAGCTCGTGTCAGGGGTCAAATGCTTGAAGCCATAGATTATTACGATCGCGCCATTGCCAAAGCCAAAGAACACGAGTACATCCATGAAGAAGCCCTTGGGAATGAACTTGCTGCTAAATTTTACTTGGAATGGGGTAAAGAAAAAATTGCTCAAGCGTATTTAACGGATGCTTACTATGGCTACGCACGTTGGGGTGCAAAGGCAAAAGTTGAGGATTTAGAAAAACGCTATCCGCAATTACTCGCCCTCATCCAGCAACGGGAAAAAATTTACCTTGACACTTACAAGACATTACCCGGTGTGAGTCAACCACTTTCACACATTCACAACATTACCCAAACTTTTAGTTCTAGCAGCACAACTATTTCAGAAGCATTAGATTTAGCATCTGTCATCAAAGCTTCCCAAACCCTCTCTAGCGAAATTCAGCTTGAGAAATTGCTTTCTAAGTTAATGCAAGTCATCATAGAAAATGCAGGAGCCGAGCAAGGTTTTCTCATTTTGCCAAAGGTTCAAAATTTGGAAATTGCTATCCAATGTTTCAGTGGTGAAGATTGTCATTTGCGCTCGGAGCCAATTCAAAATTCTCCCGAACTTCCTGTCAGCATTATTAATTATGTGTCTCGCACTTTAGAAACTTTGGTGATTCATGATGCTGCAAGTGAGACGGCTTTTGCTCGTGATGTCTATATAATTCATCGAGAGCCAAAAAGTTTGTTGTGCGCTCCTATTTTAAATAAAGGAAAACTGATAGGTATGATTTATTTAGAGAACAACCAATGTACGGGGGCGTTTACAAGCGATCGCTTAGAAACAATAAGTCTGTTATGTTCCCAAGCTGCAATTTCCCTAGAAAATTCCTTACTTTACGAGCAACTAGAAGATTACTCTCGCACTCTGGAACTTAAGGTTGAAGAAAGAACAAAGGAATTAAAAGCCGCTCAAAAGCAAATTGTTGCTCAAGAAAAACTTGCCTCACTTGGGCAACTCACTGCTGGTGTTGCTCATGAAATTAGAAATCCTTTAAATTTTGTCAATAATTTTGCTGCTTTGTCTGTTGATTTAGCTCAAGAATTGCTAGAAGAAATTGAGAACCAGTGTCAGAAATTAGAAAACGGCACAGTTGACTATATCAAAAGTATTGTGACTGACCTCATAACTAATGTCGAAGATATTCAAAATCAAGGGAAAAGGGCTGATAGTATCATTCAAAATATGTTACTTTTAGCTCGCTCTGATAGCAAAAGTCAACGACAAATAACTGACATTAATGCTTTAATAGCTGAATCAATTCAACTAGTATATCATAGTTTGCAAAGTAAGTATCAAGAGTTTAATATTGACATTGAACTTGATTGCGATCGCACTTTACCAAAAGTGGCAATTGTTTCTCAAGATCTTAGTCGTTCTTTGATTAATATTATTGACAATGCTTGCTATTCTGCTTATCAGAAGCAAAAGACATTGGGTGGAATATTTGTGCCAAAAGTGAGTGTAATGACTCAAAAATTTGAGAATTCACTCTTAATAACAATTGAAGATAATGGTCAAGGTATAGCAGCAGATAACATTGATAAAATTTTCAATCCTTTCTTTACTACAAAACCTGCAGGAGAAGGAACAGGGCTTGGCTTATCGCTTGTTCATGACATTGTGGTTGGTCAACATCAAGGCAACATTAGAGTACAAACTGAATTAGGAGAATTTACAAGATTTATGATTGACTTGCCAATCAGTGACCAGTGA